The genomic stretch TTCCACGGAAAGATTTCCCACGCTGCCGCCATTGATCTTTATGGCGCCGGCCTTTGTTTCAATATTCAGTTCTTCTGCGGAAAGAGCCTGAGCCGTCATCGCCGGACCGGAACCCTCATAGCCTGAGAAACGGCTTGAATGAACTGATTTTAAGTTAACGTCGGAAAAGCGGTAATTCTTTGGAACCTGAACCGTAAAAAGCAGATCCGGGCCATCCTTTCTTTTCCAGCCATCGTATTCCTGAAGCTCCAAATCACCATTCTCTTCGTACAGGATAAAACAGGATTGATCCCTGTTGCAGAAAATCTTAACCTCATTTCCCTTGGGATCTTCCACAAAAACAACATTTCCTGTACGTATTACTATATCCAGATTTCTTACTTCCTGAGAAGAAAAAATTTCCTGCCCCTTATCTCCTATATTAAAAACTTCCGGAACATAAATATCATCAAAATTAACCCCTTCCCAAATACCATCCAGAGTAACTCCCGAAATTTCCCTTTCCCATTCAATGACTCTTTGAGGGACTATATCCCGTAAATTTCCTCCCAACACAGCGGCTACGGCTGAAATCCCCCCGCCGATCAGGACGCAGACACTTCCGGCAATCAAACAAATCTTTACAAACCTTTTCATAAACGGCTTCTCCTTCCATGTAATAACCTGCTAAGGGCATTCACACAGCTTCTGAAAAGAAATGGAAGAAAGCTCCCATAAAAAGAACCGCAGAGGGCCAGAGCGATCATTCCTAAGCCAAGGAACAGGACTCCCAGTCCTAAAAGCAGGGCTCCGCTTAAGGGATGAATCACCATGGAGACGACACTGCCCAAAATCAAACCGACCCCGGCCGCTAAAAGAGCAAAGGTAAGCGCCCCGACTCCAACAACTGCTGCCAAAAGGCAGCCTAAAATTCCTCCTAACAAGCCAACAAGACCTCCTCCGATTCCCATAAGGATAGGCGAAGCTGCAATGATTAATATGATCCATAAAACAGTTTTTACGGTACGGTTACCATCCATGCCTCTTCTTCGCCTGTTATGCTTTTTCTCCTGTCCTTCGTGACCGTATCGGCCGTCATCGGATACCTCCGGAAGATCATACCTCTTAGCCATCTGGTAATTCGGATCTTTAAACCGTTCATCCCGATAGCCAGTCTCCGTGAATTCTCCTCCGTCATCTAAATTCCCGGATATGTCCGAGCGGATAATCGCTGCAATCCGCTCAGGGCTTTCAAACTCCTTGATTACCTTTTCTTCATTTTCCTGCCCCGCTTCTTCCAGATAATCCCTGTAATATTCGATGGCATCCGCCTTCTCTTCATCTGGAATATCCGACAGCAGATACTCCAGCTCTCTCATAAACTCATCCCTGCTCATATATGTGCCTCCTCAAAAATCCGGGATATTTTCTGGGAGTAGCCTACCCACTCACCTTTATAGAGATTCAATTGAACCCTTCCTTTTTCCGTAATCTTATAATATCTTCGGTTCCTGCCGTCAAATGCCAGATCATAAAC from Lacrimispora sphenoides JCM 1415 encodes the following:
- a CDS encoding DUF4097 family beta strand repeat-containing protein, with product MKRFVKICLIAGSVCVLIGGGISAVAAVLGGNLRDIVPQRVIEWEREISGVTLDGIWEGVNFDDIYVPEVFNIGDKGQEIFSSQEVRNLDIVIRTGNVVFVEDPKGNEVKIFCNRDQSCFILYEENGDLELQEYDGWKRKDGPDLLFTVQVPKNYRFSDVNLKSVHSSRFSGYEGSGPAMTAQALSAEELNIETKAGAIKINGGSVGNLSVETSAGAVEFSGMTSGDVEAVCQVGAIKLELAGKKEDYNYDISCKMGAVKVGDEGSAALRGRKQMDNGAGKDMDLECKTGAIQVDFMNEL
- a CDS encoding DUF1700 domain-containing protein; its protein translation is MSRDEFMRELEYLLSDIPDEEKADAIEYYRDYLEEAGQENEEKVIKEFESPERIAAIIRSDISGNLDDGGEFTETGYRDERFKDPNYQMAKRYDLPEVSDDGRYGHEGQEKKHNRRRRGMDGNRTVKTVLWIILIIAASPILMGIGGGLVGLLGGILGCLLAAVVGVGALTFALLAAGVGLILGSVVSMVIHPLSGALLLGLGVLFLGLGMIALALCGSFYGSFLPFLFRSCVNALSRLLHGRRSRL